A stretch of Lathyrus oleraceus cultivar Zhongwan6 chromosome 6, CAAS_Psat_ZW6_1.0, whole genome shotgun sequence DNA encodes these proteins:
- the LOC127091355 gene encoding bZIP transcription factor 29, protein MEAFDQRGSGSNNQKIIHAFSSSSLASSPKPPIQLNSMPINQVNQMGFPENHKSYSIGIPPSHPNTNTSLSPKPSSAYPQFLSSSQPQTHSRSLSQPTFLSLDSFSLPPLSPSLYPLSPSPFLDSGSKDVSMEENLAASHAPSPNRGHAVQHGHCLPPRKGHRRSSSDTPLGISEFVNSVPQSGSDRQNLVSGGEKFGSEKPIQLVLKDRSCLDGFGRESFNARKEDDAAAMDDLFSAYMNLENMNNMSFSGMEDSRTSGSKTVESSDNEAESHVKGISSKGASSSCSDERREGIKRSSNGDIVSTTRHRRSFSLDGSIGNFHIEDGSPKLPPLQGRAGRHSPSNSMDSSKTAEIGMEFGNGEFSSEEMKKIMENDKLAEIALSDPKRAKRILANRLSAARSKERKTKYISELEHKVQTLQTETTTLSTQYTKLQMDHVELKNEHNEYKLRLQSLEQQSQLKDALNETLDAEVRRLRRTVADLGGESLLSSLMTRQLVINQQMLQSQQQQPNQLRNYQPQNSQSLEETQTQMQQNIQRNHEFQTQHQNGKTTA, encoded by the exons ATGGAAGCTTTTGATCAAAGAGGTAGTGGTAGTAATAATCAAAAAATTATTCATGCATTTAGTTCTTCTTCATTAGCTTCATCTCCCAAACCCCCAATTCAATTGAATTCTATGCCTATCAATCAAGTTAATCAAATGGGTTTTCCTGAAAATCACAAAAGTTATAGTATTGGTATACCACCCTCACACCCTAATACCAATACCAGTTTATCACCTAAACCTTCATCCGCTTATCCCCAGTTTTTGTCTTCTTCACAACCCCAAACCCATTCTAGGTCTTTGTCTCAGCCCACTTTTCTCTCTCTAGATTCCTTTTCACTGCCTCCATTGAGTCCTTCACTTTATCCTTTAAGTCCCTCCCCTTTTTTGGACTCGGGTTCTAAAGATGTTTCCATGGAGGAAAACTTGGCTGCCTCTCATGCTCCTTCGCCTAACCGTGGTCATGCTGTTCAGCATGGACATTGTCTTCCACCTCGTAAAGGGCATAGACGCTCTAGCAGTGATACGCCTTTAGGGATCTCGGAATTTGTTAACTCTGTCCCTCAGTCGGGGAGTGATCGTCAGAATTTGGTTTCTGGAGGGGAAAAATTTGGTTCTGAGAAGCCAATTCAGTTGGTGTTGAAGGATAGGAGCTGTCTCGATGGATTTGGGAGAGAGAGTTTTAATGCGAGGAAAGAGGACGATGCAGCTGCAATGGATGATTTGTTTAGTGCCTATATGAATTTGGAGAATATGAATAATATGAGTTTTTCTGGTATGGAAGATAGCCGAACTAGTGGTTCAAAGACGGTTGAAAGCAGTGATAATGAAGCTGAGAGTCATGTAAAAGGAATCAGTTCTAAGGGTGCGAGTTCAAGCTGTTCAGATGAGAGGAGGGAAGGAATCAAGAGGAGTTCTAATGGAGATATTGTATCCACTACTCGACATAGGAGAAGTTTCTCATTGGATGGCTCCATTGGAAATTTTCATATTGAAGATGGATCGCCTAAGCTTCCTCCTTTACAAGGTCGAGCTGGTCGACACTCGCCTAGCAATTCAATGGACAGTAGTAAAACAGCGGAAATTGGCATGGAGTTTGGAAATGGTGAGTTCAGCTCCGAGGAGATGAAGAAgataatggaaaatgataaacTTGCTGAAATTGCCCTGTCTGATCCCAAGCGTGCGAAGAG GATTTTGGCCAATCGTCTATCAGCTGCTCGCTCTAAAGAGCGGAAGACGAAATATATTTCTGAATTAGAGCACAAGGTCCAAACTCTTCAGACAGAGACTACTACATTGTCTACTCAGTATACCAAATTACAG ATGGATCATGTGGAGCTTAAGAATGAGCATAACGAGTACAAATTGAGGCTTCAATCCTTGGAGCAACAATCCCAACTGAAAGATG CTCTGAACGAGACTTTGGATGCTGAAGTCCGGCGCTTAAGACGCACCGTAGCAGATCTTGGCGGAGAGTCCCTCCTCTCTAGTCTCATGACTCGGCAGCTAGTTATTAACCAGCAAATGCTCCAGTCACAGCAACAGCAGCCAAACCAGCTTAGAAATTATCAACCGCAAAACAGCCAATCTCTGGAAGAAACGCAGACTCAGATGCAGCAGAATATTCAACGCAATCATGAATTCCAAACCCAGCATCAGAATGGCAAAACTACTGCATAA